In a single window of the Balaenoptera acutorostrata chromosome 3, mBalAcu1.1, whole genome shotgun sequence genome:
- the RPP38 gene encoding ribonuclease P protein subunit p38 encodes MAAAPQAPGRGSVRKTRPLPVKTSLNNPYTIRWGALDGEDMHFILQTLEDRIKSLGLQKTEDRKRKKKQPALKTQSGDTCSLDVDTGEDLKEEKPEGGPQASGWTPADVRKQLAIGINEVTRALERNELLLVLACKSAKPAIVTAHLVPLSASRGVPACQVPRLSERLAPAMGLTCVLALGFKRNTAAFAEEVRAIIPRVPRLDVPWLRGTLEDPRENPEMESLESQDKEILDTSFEDLSKPKRKLAEGQQAAVLQPLKIKKLIPNPNKIRKPPKSKKTASK; translated from the coding sequence ATGGCCGCAGCCCCCCAGGCACCAGGGAGGGGCTCTGTGCGGAAGACGAGACCTTTACCTGTGAAGACGTCATTGAACAACCCGTACACCATCCGCTGGGGTGCCCTGGACGGGGAGGATATGCACTTCATACTACAGACCCTGGAGGACAGGATTAAATCTCTGGGGCTTCAGAAGACTGAggacaggaagagaaagaaaaagcagccCGCTTTGAAAACACAAAGCGGAGACACGTGCAGCCTGGATGTGGACACCGGTGAGGAtctgaaggaggaaaagccagAAGGTGGGCCCCAGGCATCAGGGTGGACCCCTGCCGACGTCAGAAAGCAGCTTGCCATCGGCATCAATGAGGTCACCAGAGCCTTGGAGAGGAACGAGCTGCTCTTGGTCCTGGCGTGCAAGTCGGCCAAGCCAGCCATCGTCACCGCGCACCTGGTGCCGCTGAGCGCCAGCAGAGGTGTCCCTGCCTGCCAGGTGCCCCGGCTCAGCGAGAGGCTCGCACCCGCCATGGGCTTGACGTGCGTCCTGGCCTTGGGGTTCAAAAGAAACACCGCTGCCTTTGCAGAGGAAGTGAGGGCCATCATCCCCAGAGTCCCCCGTCTGGACGTGCCGTGGCTCCGAGGCACACTTGAAGACCCCAGGGAGAACCCGGAGATGGAATCTTTGGAAAGCCAAGACAAAGAGATTTTGGACACTTCCTTCGAAGACCTCTCTAAACCCAAGAGAAAGCTTGCTGAGGGTCAGCAGGCTGCAGTGTTACAACCcctgaaaataaagaaactgattCCAAACCCCAATAAGATAAGGAAACCACCCAAAAGTAAAAAAACGGCTTCAAAGTAA